The following nucleotide sequence is from Achromobacter spanius.
TCCCTGATATGTCACAGGCCAAGCGCCCCGGTTTCTGGTCCACCCTGCGCCTGGGCGCCAGGATGATGATGCGCGACGCCCGGGCGGGCGAGCTGCGTTTGTTGGTGCTGGCGCTGGTGGTGGCGGTGGCCGCGGTGACCAGCGTGGGCTTTCTGGCAGACCGCGTCAGCCGGGCGCTGGAACGCGACGCCGGCCAGATGCTGGGCGCTGATCTCGTGCTGGATGCCGACGAACCCGTGCCCGCGCAATTCCTGGATCAGGCCCGCGAACGTGGCCTGACCGTGTCCAGCACAATGCAATTCCCGTCCATGGTCGGCGCGGGCGACGGCGCGCAACTGGCGGCGTTGAAAGCGGTGGAGCCCGGCTACCCGCTGCGCGGCGCCCTGCGTGTGGCCGAGGCCCCGTTCGCCCCCGACGCCGTCACCCGCGACATCCCGCCCGAGGGCGCGGTGTGGGTGGATGCCCAACTGCTGTCGCTGCTGAACCGGAAAGTGGGCGATACCTTGAACGTGGGCGACGCCCACCTGCGCGTGGACCGCGTCATCACCTATGAGCCGGATCGCGGCATGCAATTCGTCAATGTGGCGCCGCGCGTGCTGCTGCGCGCCAGCGACCTGCCGGCCACCGGCCTGATCGCGCCCGGCAGCCGCATCGGCTACGCCATGCTGGTGGCCGGCCAGCCGGACGCCGTGGCGGGCTACGCGACCTGGCTGAATCAGAACCTGAAGCGCGGGCAAAAAGTGGCCACCCTGGAATCGGGCCGGCCAGAAGTGCGCCGCACGCTGGACCGCGCGCAGCGCTTCCTGTCGCTGGTCGCCTTGCTGGCGGTGCTGATATCCGCCGTGGCGGTGGCGTTGGCGGCGGGCCGCTACATGACCCGGCATCGCGACGGCATCGCCGTCATGCGTTGTTTGGGGGCGGTGCAATCCCAGATTTCGCGCATGCTGACGCTGGAGTTCGCCTTGGTGGGCCTGTTCTCGTCGGCCGCGGGCTGCCTGCTGGGTTTTGCCGTGCACCAGGTGCTGGTGATGCTGCTGGGTTCCTTGATAGACACCAGCCTGCCCGCGCCGTCCGCCATCCCCGCCTTGCAAGGCTTGTTGACCGGTTTGTTGCTGCTGCTGGGCTTTGCCTTGCCCGCGCTGGCGCAACTGCGCCATGTGCCGCCCGCGCGGGTGTTGCGGCGTGATGCCGACACGCTTAGCGCCCGCAGCGCGTTCGGCTACGTGGTGGGCGCTACGGGCTTTGCGCTGCTGATCTGGTGGTTCGCGGGCGACGCCAAGCTGGGCGCGGTCGTGGCGGGGGGCTTTCTGGGCGCCTTTGTCGTGTTCGCGCTGGTGGCGTGGTTGTGCATCCTGGGCCTGGCGCGTGTGCGCGGGCTGGCCGCGGGGCTGCCCGCGCTGCGTTTTGCGCTGGCAGGCGTGGTGCGCCGCCGCGCCGCCACCATCACCCAGGTCTGCGCGCTGGCCGTCGGGCTGATGGCGCTGCTGCTCCTGACCATGACGCGCACCGACCTGATCCAGGGCTGGCAGCGCACCATGCCGGCGGACGCGCCCAATCGATTCCTGATCAATGTGCAGCCCGACCAGCGCCAACCCGTCAGCGACGCGCTGGCCCGCGAGGGCTTGGGCGGCATCACGCTGTCGCCCATGGTGCGGGGGCGCTTGATCGCCATCAACGGCAAGCCGGTGGGCCCGGACGACTACGAAGAGCCGCGCGCCAAGCGCCTGGTGGACCGCGAGTTCAACCTGTCCTATGACAACGAGATGCCCTCGTCCAACAAGATCGAGCAGGGCCGGTGGCTGTCCCCCGACGCAGCTGCCCCCGAGGTATCGCTGGAGTCGGGTCTAGCCAAGTCGCTGGGCCTGAACCTGGGCGACAAGATGACCTTCGACGTGGCGGGCCAGCAGGTGGAAGCCACCGTCACCAGCACCCGGCGGGTGGATTGGGATACGATGCGCGTCAACTTTTTTGCCATCCTGAGCCCCGCCGCGCTGGCCGACATGCCCCAAAGCTGGATCACTTCCTTCTACTTGCCGCCCGAAAAAGCGGCGGTGCTGCCCGCGCTGGTGCGCGAATTTCCGAACCTGACCGTGTTCGACGTCAGCGCCATCCTGCAGCAATTGCAGTCGGTGCTGAACGAAGTGGGCAAGGCGGTCCAGTTGCTGTTCCTGTTCACGCTGGCCGCCGGCGTCCTGGTGCTGTCGGCGGCGCTGACGGCTACGCGCGACGAACGCATGCGCGAAGCGGCGGTGCTGCGGGCGCTGGGCGCCACGCGCACGCAATTGGCGCGTTCGCAGCGCATTGAACTGTGGGCGGTGGGCGGCCTGGCCGGCCTGTTGGCGGCAGCCGGCGCCACCGCCATTGCCTGGGTGCTGTCAACCCAGGTGTTTGACTTCACCATTACCCTGAGCCTGTGGCCCTGGCTGACCGGCATCGGCGCGGGCATGCTGGGCGCCTGGGCCGGCGGCGCCCTGGCCCTGCGCGGCGTGTTGCGCACGCCGCCCCTGGTCACCCTTCGAGAAACCTGATGACGACCCGCGTCCATACCATTAGCGAACCCGTGGAAAATTCCAGCAGCATTTTTGACCTTCTTGGCGGCGAGCCCGGCGTGCGCGCGCTGGTCGACCGCTTCTATGACCTGATGGACATGGAGCCCGACCTGAAAGAACTGCGTGCCGCCCACGGCCCCAGCCTGGACGAGGCGCGCAACAAGCTGTTCTGGTTCCTGTGCGGCTATTTTGGCGGGCCGGATCACTACATCGAACGCTTCGGCCACCCCCGGCTGCGCGCGCGGCACCTGCCGTTTTCCATTGGCCAGGTCGAGCGCGACCAGTGGGTGATCTGCATCGGACGCGCCATGGAAGACCAGGGCGTAGCCCCTGCGCTCGCGGAGCGGCTGCTGGAATCGTTCTACGGCGTGGCCGATTGGATGCGCAATCGTGAAGGCTGAGGACGCCCGTTCCGGCGCGCTGCGCCAGTCCTGGGCGGGACCGCTTGCCGGCGCCATGCTGAGCGACGCGTCGCGCCTGACGGACGCTGGCCCCGACATTTTCAACCCGTCCCATTACGGCGACCGTGCCCGGCCAGTGGACGCCGGGGGCCGCCAAGCGGCCTGGTTCGTGCAGGGCGCGGGTTGGCAGGGCGTGTTGCGGCGCTATCGGCGCGGCGGAATGATCGCCCGCATCAGCCACGACGCCTATCTCTGGAACGGCGAGGACCGCACGCGCAGCTTCCGCGAATTCCGCTTGCTGGCCGACATGCGCGCCCAGGGGCTGGACGTGCCGGCGCCCTTGGCCGCCGCCTACTGGCGCCAGGGCCCGATCTACCGCGCGGCCATCGTGGTGGAACGAATTCCCGGTGTGAAGCCCCTGGCCCACGCGCTGGCCGAGCCGCTATGGGGCGCGGTGGCGCAGGCCATCGTCCGCATGCACCGCGCGGGCGTGTGGCATGCCGATTTGAACGCCTTCAATATCCTGATCGGCGGCGACGGCCGGGTCTGGCTGATCGATTTTGATCGCGGCACACTCGGTGCGCTGTCCGAACGCCAGCGCCAGGGCAACCTGGACCGGCTGCGCCGTTCGCTCGTCAAGGTGGCGGGTGACGACGGCGAGCGCTTCTGGATGAAGCTGCGCGACAGCTACTGGACCGCCTGGGGCGTGGGCGTCCAGCCTTGAGACGTCGCGGGGGGCGTCGCCGTGGCGATGCCTTCAATTGCGGTAACTCACCGGCAAAGTTGGGCAGACCATCGCTAAAAGGCTTTATCATTTCGCCTTTTGGTGGTCCTGACATACACGACATACGGCAAGGGGGCTTGTAATGGAACTAAGGGCGGGAATGCGCTGGGCGCTTGGCGCGGTGTTGGTCGCGGCATCGGCATCGTCGGCAGTCGCGCAGGACAAGGTCGTCAACGTCTACAACTGGGCCGAGTACACGGCGCCGGACACGATTCCGGGTTTCGAAAAAGAAACCGGTATCAAGGTTCGCTATGACGTCTACGACAGCAACGACACGCTGCAAGCCAAGCTGCTGGCCGGCAAGTCGGGATACGACGTCGTGGTGCCGTCCACCCATTACGCCTCGCGCCAGATCCAGGCCGGGCTGTTCCAGAAGCTGGACAAGTCCAAGATTCCCAACTGGAAGTACCTGGACCCGGAACTGATGGCGCTGGTTGCCTCGGTGGACCCGGGTAACGAGCACGCCATTCCCTGGGGCTACGGCACCAATGGCCTGGGTTACAACGTCACCAAGGTCAAGCAGATCATGGGTGACAACGTAGATCTGTCCAACTGGGACATGATCTTCAAACCCGAGAATGCGGCCAAGCTGAAAGAGTGCGGCATTTCGATGCTGGACGAAGCCGCGCAGGTGTTCCCGGCCGTGCTGAAGTACCTGGGCAAGGATCCCAACAGCACCAACGCCGACGACTACAAGGCCGCGCTGGATGTCTTGAAGCAGATCCGCCCGTACATCCGCCAGTTCAGTTCGTCGGGCTATATCGATGAGCTCGCCGTGGGCGACCTGTGCATGGTCTACGGTTTTTCGGGCGACGTGATGATTGCCCGCAAGCGCGCGCAAGAAGCCAAGAAGTCGTATGAAGTGAACTACTTCATTCCGAAGGGCGGCGCGCCCGCATGGTTCGACCTGATGGTCATTCCGAAGGATGCGCCGCATCCCGAAGAAGCCCTGGCGTTCATCAACTACATTGAAACGCCGCAGGTGCACGCCGCCATCACCAACACCATGTTCTATCCCAACGCCAACAAAGAGGCGCGGAAATACGTGGTGAAGGACGTGGCCGAGAACCCCATGATCTATCCGCCGGCCGAGGTCTCCAAGACCTTGTATGTGATCAAGGCGCTGCCCTTGAACATTCAACGCCTGCAAAACCGGATGTGGTCCGAGCTGAAGTCTGGAAGATAAGTCATCATGAGCGATAGCCGTTACTCGGCGCCGCATACGGCCGACCCGGACGAATTCGTCCGGGTGTCCGATGTGGTCAAGATCTTTGGCGATGTGGTCGCCGTGCGTTCCGTCAACCTGTCCGTCAAGCGCAACGAGATCTTTGCGCTGCTGGGAAGCTCCGGCAGCGGCAAATCCACCTTGCTGCGCATGCTGGCGGGTTTCGAGGACGCGACGTCCGGGCAGATCCTGCTGGACGGTGAGGACATCACCGCCGTGCCGCCGTACCGTCGGCCCGTGAACATGATGTTCCAGTCCTACGCTTTGTTCCCGCACATGACGGTTGAGGCCAATGTGGCGTTCGGCCTGAAGCAGGAAGGCGTGGACCGCGCCGAAATCCACGACCGCGTGTTCGAAGCGCTGGACTTGGTCCAGATGGCCGGCTATTCGCGCCGCAAGCCCAACCAACTGTCGGGCGGCCAGCAACAGCGCGTGGCGCTGGCGCGCAGCCTGGTCAAGCGGCCCAAACTGCTGTTGCTGGACGAACCCATGTCCGCGCTGGACAAGCAGATTCGCCAGAAGACGCAGATTGAACTGGTGAAGATTCTTGAACAGGTCGGCGTGACCTGCATCATGGTGACGCACGATCAGGAAGAGGCCATGACCATGGCGCACCGCCTGGCCGTCATGACCGAAGGCCAGATCGTCCAGTGCGGCACGCCGCAAGACGTCTATGCCTTTCCGAATTCGCGCTTCGTGGCCAGCTTCATCGGGTCGACCAATATGTTCACCGGCACCATCGTGGTGGACGAGCCCGATCACGTCGCCATCGAATGCGCCGAGCTGACGCGGCCGCTCTTCGTGAACCATGGCGTGAGCGAACCCTTGGGCATGGAAGTGCACGTATCGATCCGGCCCGAGCGCTTGGTGGTCTCGCGCGACCAACCCGAAGGCGAATACAACTGGGCCCACGGCATGGTCAGCCACATGGCCTGGATGGGCAGCTACGCGCTGTATCAGATCCGCCTGGATTCCGGCAAGGCGGTCGAGGCCAGCGTGCCCAGCCTCTTGCTGGCCCAGATGGATGCGCCGGGCATCGACGAAGAAATCTTCGTCAGCTGGGACGCCGATAGCGCGACGGTGCTGGCGTCATGATCCGCTTTTCGCCCCGCGACTGGTTGCCTTCCGGCCGGGCGCTGGCGGTGGTGCCGCCGTTTGCCTGGCTGGTGCTGTTCCTGCTGCTGCCCTTCCTGCTGGTATTGAAGATCAGCTTTGCCGAAGTGGAGTTCGGCATTCCGCCGTATACGCCGCTGGCGCAATTCCAGGACGAAGCTGTGCAGTTCAGCCTGCATCTGCGCGGCTACATCCTGCTGTTCACCGACAGCCTGTACTTCAAGACCTACCTCAGTTCAGTGAAGATTGCCGGCATCACCACGCTGATCTGCGTGTTGATCGGTTATCCCATCGCGTACTACATCGCGCGCTCTTCGCCGCGGGTGCGCAACCTGCTGCTGCTGGGCGTGATTTTGCCGTTCTGGACGTCGCTGTTGCTACGCGTGTATGCCTGGGTGGGCATCCTGCGCAACGACGGCCTGTTGAACAATTTGCTGCAAAGCCTGGGCATCATTTCCAGCCCGCTGGAAATCTATCGCACCGACGTGGCCGTCTACATCGGCATGGTCTATGCGTACCTGCCGTTCTTCATCCTGCCGCTGTATGCCACGCTGGTGAAGATGGACCTGCGCCTGCTGGAAGCTGCCTACGACCTGGGCGCCAAGCCCTGGCAGGCGTTCTGGCAGATCACCGTGCCGCTGTCGCGCCAGGGCGTGATCGCGGGCGCCATGCTGGTGTTCATTCCGGCCGTGGGCGAATACGTCATCCCCGAAATGCTGGGCGGCGCCAACACGCTGATGATGGGTCGCGTCATGTGGAACGAGTTCTTCAATAACGCCGACTGGCCCATGGCGTCCGCGGTGACGTGCGTGATGGTGCTGTTGTTGCTCGTGCCCCTGGTTTACTTCCAGTACAACC
It contains:
- a CDS encoding ABC transporter permease, with the translated sequence MMDFPDMSQAKRPGFWSTLRLGARMMMRDARAGELRLLVLALVVAVAAVTSVGFLADRVSRALERDAGQMLGADLVLDADEPVPAQFLDQARERGLTVSSTMQFPSMVGAGDGAQLAALKAVEPGYPLRGALRVAEAPFAPDAVTRDIPPEGAVWVDAQLLSLLNRKVGDTLNVGDAHLRVDRVITYEPDRGMQFVNVAPRVLLRASDLPATGLIAPGSRIGYAMLVAGQPDAVAGYATWLNQNLKRGQKVATLESGRPEVRRTLDRAQRFLSLVALLAVLISAVAVALAAGRYMTRHRDGIAVMRCLGAVQSQISRMLTLEFALVGLFSSAAGCLLGFAVHQVLVMLLGSLIDTSLPAPSAIPALQGLLTGLLLLLGFALPALAQLRHVPPARVLRRDADTLSARSAFGYVVGATGFALLIWWFAGDAKLGAVVAGGFLGAFVVFALVAWLCILGLARVRGLAAGLPALRFALAGVVRRRAATITQVCALAVGLMALLLLTMTRTDLIQGWQRTMPADAPNRFLINVQPDQRQPVSDALAREGLGGITLSPMVRGRLIAINGKPVGPDDYEEPRAKRLVDREFNLSYDNEMPSSNKIEQGRWLSPDAAAPEVSLESGLAKSLGLNLGDKMTFDVAGQQVEATVTSTRRVDWDTMRVNFFAILSPAALADMPQSWITSFYLPPEKAAVLPALVREFPNLTVFDVSAILQQLQSVLNEVGKAVQLLFLFTLAAGVLVLSAALTATRDERMREAAVLRALGATRTQLARSQRIELWAVGGLAGLLAAAGATAIAWVLSTQVFDFTITLSLWPWLTGIGAGMLGAWAGGALALRGVLRTPPLVTLRET
- a CDS encoding group II truncated hemoglobin, with translation MTTRVHTISEPVENSSSIFDLLGGEPGVRALVDRFYDLMDMEPDLKELRAAHGPSLDEARNKLFWFLCGYFGGPDHYIERFGHPRLRARHLPFSIGQVERDQWVICIGRAMEDQGVAPALAERLLESFYGVADWMRNREG
- a CDS encoding 3-deoxy-D-manno-octulosonic acid kinase, which produces MKAEDARSGALRQSWAGPLAGAMLSDASRLTDAGPDIFNPSHYGDRARPVDAGGRQAAWFVQGAGWQGVLRRYRRGGMIARISHDAYLWNGEDRTRSFREFRLLADMRAQGLDVPAPLAAAYWRQGPIYRAAIVVERIPGVKPLAHALAEPLWGAVAQAIVRMHRAGVWHADLNAFNILIGGDGRVWLIDFDRGTLGALSERQRQGNLDRLRRSLVKVAGDDGERFWMKLRDSYWTAWGVGVQP
- a CDS encoding polyamine ABC transporter substrate-binding protein, with translation MELRAGMRWALGAVLVAASASSAVAQDKVVNVYNWAEYTAPDTIPGFEKETGIKVRYDVYDSNDTLQAKLLAGKSGYDVVVPSTHYASRQIQAGLFQKLDKSKIPNWKYLDPELMALVASVDPGNEHAIPWGYGTNGLGYNVTKVKQIMGDNVDLSNWDMIFKPENAAKLKECGISMLDEAAQVFPAVLKYLGKDPNSTNADDYKAALDVLKQIRPYIRQFSSSGYIDELAVGDLCMVYGFSGDVMIARKRAQEAKKSYEVNYFIPKGGAPAWFDLMVIPKDAPHPEEALAFINYIETPQVHAAITNTMFYPNANKEARKYVVKDVAENPMIYPPAEVSKTLYVIKALPLNIQRLQNRMWSELKSGR
- a CDS encoding ABC transporter ATP-binding protein; translated protein: MSDSRYSAPHTADPDEFVRVSDVVKIFGDVVAVRSVNLSVKRNEIFALLGSSGSGKSTLLRMLAGFEDATSGQILLDGEDITAVPPYRRPVNMMFQSYALFPHMTVEANVAFGLKQEGVDRAEIHDRVFEALDLVQMAGYSRRKPNQLSGGQQQRVALARSLVKRPKLLLLDEPMSALDKQIRQKTQIELVKILEQVGVTCIMVTHDQEEAMTMAHRLAVMTEGQIVQCGTPQDVYAFPNSRFVASFIGSTNMFTGTIVVDEPDHVAIECAELTRPLFVNHGVSEPLGMEVHVSIRPERLVVSRDQPEGEYNWAHGMVSHMAWMGSYALYQIRLDSGKAVEASVPSLLLAQMDAPGIDEEIFVSWDADSATVLAS
- a CDS encoding ABC transporter permease subunit; the protein is MIRFSPRDWLPSGRALAVVPPFAWLVLFLLLPFLLVLKISFAEVEFGIPPYTPLAQFQDEAVQFSLHLRGYILLFTDSLYFKTYLSSVKIAGITTLICVLIGYPIAYYIARSSPRVRNLLLLGVILPFWTSLLLRVYAWVGILRNDGLLNNLLQSLGIISSPLEIYRTDVAVYIGMVYAYLPFFILPLYATLVKMDLRLLEAAYDLGAKPWQAFWQITVPLSRQGVIAGAMLVFIPAVGEYVIPEMLGGANTLMMGRVMWNEFFNNADWPMASAVTCVMVLLLLVPLVYFQYNQVKQQEQAGGGRK